One Heterodontus francisci isolate sHetFra1 chromosome 37, sHetFra1.hap1, whole genome shotgun sequence genomic window carries:
- the htr6 gene encoding 5-hydroxytryptamine receptor 6, with protein sequence MERGLSVEGNGTKLEERTAQEGNEWIAAFLCLIIILTTAGNFLLILLIFTQRSLRNTSNYFLVSLFMSDLMVGLVVMPPAMLNELYGRWVLESDFCSIWYSFDVMCCSASILNLCVISLDRYFLIISPLKYKLRMTSCRALFLISTTWTLAALASFLPIEMGWHEMDFDVRAFNVTLEVEGEGAQCRLLVSLPYALIASCLTFFLPSVAISFTYCRILLAARKQAVQVASLTTNVATTSDDPVQVPGAQNPSARTSDSRKFTTKHSKRALKASLTLGVLLGMFFVAWLPFFVANVTQAVCDCVPALLFDVLTWLGYCNSTMNPIIYPLFMRDFKRAMAKYLPCCRRWWERRPSVVSFSMRNSNSAPRLGMTLRNMLALRPETDSAESVIQVNDHIVLPAGKEHKVTEDKVLEATEADSLHLFDLEQTAQEFQVNQLNTPMD encoded by the exons ATGGAAAGGGGACTGTCCGTCGAGGGCAACGGCACCAAGCTCGAGGAGCGGACGGCTCAGGAGGGCAATGAATGGATCGCAGCCTTTCTCTGTCTCATCATCATCCTGACCACCGCCGGCAATTTTCTCCTGATTTTGCTGATTTTTACACAGCGCTCTCTGCGCAACACTTCCAATTACTTCCTGGTCTCCCTTTTCATGTCTGACCTGATGGTGGGTTTGGTTGTGATGCCCCCGGCAATGCTGAATGAACTATATGGAAGATGGGTGTTGGAGAGTGACTTCTGCTCCATCTGGTACTCCTTTGATGTTATGTGTTGTAGCGCTTCCATTCTCAACCTTTGTGTGATCAGCCTGGACAGATACTTTCTCATCATCTCCCCCCTGAAATACAAACTGCGGATGACTTCTTGCCGAGCTCTTTTTCTCATATCCACCACCTGGACCCTGGCCGCCTTGGCTTCCTTCTTGCCCATTGAGATGGGATGGCATGAGATGGACTTTGATGTTCGGGCTTTCAACGTCACCCTTGAGGTGGAGGGTGAAGGGGCTCAGTGTAGGCTCTTGGTCAGCCTTCCCTACGCTCTCATAGCCTCCTGTCTCACATTCTTCCTGCCCTCTGTAGCCATCTCCTTCACCTACTGCCGAATCCTGCTGGCTGCCAGAAAGCAAGCGGTGCAAGTGGCCTCTTTGACTACCAATGTGGCCACCACTTCTGATGACCCTGTGCAG GTCCCGGGAGCTCAGAATCCATCAGCAAGAACCAGCGACAGTAGAAAATTTACAACCAAACACAGTAAGAGGGCTTTGAAAGCCAGCCTGACTCTGGGAGTTTTACTGGGAATGTTCTTTGTGGCCTGGCTGCCATTCTTTGTGGCCAATGTGACGCAG GCGGTTTGTGATTGTGTCCCAGCCCTACTCTTTGATGTATTGACCTGGCTCGGCTACTGTAACAGCACCATGAACCCCATCATCTACCCTCTCTTCATGCGGGACTTCAAACGGGCCATGGCCAAGTACCTGCCCTGTTGCCGACGATGGTGGGAGCGGCGACCGAGTGTCGTGTCCTTCTCCATGAGAAACTCCAACAGCGCCCCTCGGTTGGGGATGACCCTCAGAAATATGCTGGCTCTCCGGCCAGAAACAGACTCCGCAGAGTCTGTGATCCAGGTGAACGACCACATCGTCCTCCCAGCCGGCAAGGAACACAAGGTGACCGAAGACAAGGTCTTGGAAGCCACGGAGGCGGATTCATTGCATCTCTTTGATCTGGAACAAACTGCTCAGGAATTCCAGGTAAACCAGCTGAACACACCAATGGACTAG